A section of the Oreochromis aureus strain Israel breed Guangdong linkage group 22, ZZ_aureus, whole genome shotgun sequence genome encodes:
- the hivep3a gene encoding transcription factor HIVEP3 isoform X1, with amino-acid sequence MEALHCRLTTGEQSGGQEHSQKESPQRGPQPKSPPQPCQQQQTGSPKPHGTLQQPKQSRRQNPERKRLRHQRQSIDSDTAPAHKQEASTATKPTTALSLTPEIPPSSGDDPAQSKPETQEGTPKQKRERKPQRPGKYVCTYCGRACAKPSVLQKHIRSHTGERPYPCAPCGFSFKTKSNLYKHRKSHTHRVKAGLALGESKSAAEQVTESDEETRQLSSASSVSERQDSGASIKSVETDMAKDCPGGNNYSYAVKKRLALRLSRGKPTPQDSSDEKTSSLALGSRGSTESGYFSRSESTEQSQDSPPNTSAKSYAEIILGKYGRFGHLQRMSRHQNQHPSGEEDKSISFTVPKKQVIDHITKLITINEAVVDTSKIDSVKPRRFSLSRKNSSESQKSSTVKEPLIHSPKVGDVGYKSSGSITMGVPCEKFHHPPSNVEQPANQTSTAPLVRSQSMPPEASLFETTSGGPNKCRLSQSFDERQPSRRYGMLRRQPAIEIPLGTELTKEEHEDSHSFYSDSLTTVPDCKQSQPQPYECEACGTGCKDWIGYKKHKQSLCLAHQPINEVVISQMECSQVKNSAVRAGASVMRKRRKEESFEFDDPSSPSLPCSSLSSGQCKDESSATYEGQRKPALQTCSVIQHTSSFEKQESLSNENPGAEARKHSPPHEDHQLLPQKQPQQHVPKLAARKLVRQHNVQVPEILVTEDPNMSTDTSAEPTTTAKHQEKLDEFQWPQRSPSLAQLPIEKLPPKKKRLRLAEVAQSSGESSFDSLSLPRSPSQDSSASYASSRSTSFEESNRQDMDVATSTPLRRSRALHMLTVPGVHQHREMRRSASEQAPHDPQLSVLMAETRSKSFDYSSLSPERSAVGWRERRKCLLMRHTAISDPDEEEEQCTILTRGPEYLGPSRSSQARSPTSVHCSRPSSSSLSGDTVLHNPVELQCKDIFSQWKLTQNIQLIGSTELSLPHDPSATVKEETYTEQALAPAPQQYHTHGPSGAARARYLPMSTGLKLEIPPQDDDYSVSRSHVRHSAPNIRSNLEILRPVTDPAVAVRLQTDTHTPACAIYTTLSQSTSPRPQEAVSAVPQSAGVSTAEQRPHRDMSPDLQTWSDDSLRLSGSGGNKRMLSPSNSMELPPESQQQQKRVKEEEEREMGCSDKATVETCKHKLKQESCLPAICSPVSHVGPSFPSLLSSTCNSWCYLNYIKPNPSALDEQKPSVYSSWSTSGYDPNPPGLSSKTALSLLHCKQRLSPSIYTLSPMSVQAAESVEQEDDKRPSSTEVCKKQSCYRDYEGTKKGQTSVDDNKSNRKEEKEEEKEDEAEEEKVQSCSRNEVWVSERGLNKRYDDARGGVGEKCQCEDTTVITKESPSYNCSFCDTAFKAAGSLTEHLISKGHGKETCCYPGNIHEVCKIPSCQPNQQKGHRCSVAGKSGDHEDENTKDKYDGHNEDSQSTVAEGSDTNREKVHPARQLGEPEGSSSFPITSTDSTQKSSASARRALFARRRLDASTLASSGGPHSPSSQIMTSQIELSPPRNPSPSPRQSPAPPSSLSPSSCHVSSASQRPISPVRGLSPIIVQSQGSHSYGFLGSLADTSAHCQARIHPRDQASTARLCVDEVGLTHIPSHPMRPRGAHNLLSHLPLHSQQPSRAPNMLIPIGGIHMIPPRSPLQMYSFLSSTTANTSGASMRLSEAPKGRLALPHCQDVLKEMPLSSQASLLNPEATGQMPAGVVPNKKNQGSFTIQQPSSPRTETRHPEVSADAPVRERCVYPENSQGQKKAPSSQTQL; translated from the exons ATGGAGGCCTTGCATTGTCGCCTGACCACTGGGGAGCAGTCCGGAGGTCAAGAACATTCTCAGAAGGAGTCTCCACAGCGAGGCCCTCAGCCCAAGTCTCCCCCCCAGCCCTGTCAACAACAGCAAACTGGCTCCCCAAAGCCCCATGGCACATTACAGCAGCCCAAACAATCCAGAAGGCAGAATCCAGAACGCAAACGTCTCAGACACCAGCGGCAAAGCATTGACTCAGATACAGCACCGGCGCATAAACAGGAGGCATCGACAGCAACGAAACCAACCACAGCTTTGAGTTTGACTCCAGAAATCCCACCTTCCTCAGGAGATGACCCTGCCCAGTCTAAACCAGAAACCCAGGAAGGGACCCCAAAGCAGAAACGTGAGCGTAAGCCTCAGAGACCAGGAAAATATGTTTGCACTTACTGTGGCCGTGCATGTGCCAAGCCTAGTGTTTTACAGAAACACATTCGCTCCCACACGGGTGAAAGACCCTATCCCTGTGCCCCATGCGGGTTCTCTTTTAAGACCAAGAGTAACCTATACAAACATCGCAAATCTCATACCCACCGGGTGAAGGCAGGCCTGGCGCTTGGGGAGTCGAAATCGGCAGCGGAGCAAGTCACAGAGTCGGACGAGGAAACGAGACAGCTATCATCAGCTTCTTCTGTTTCAGAAAGACAAGACAGTGGAGCCTCAATCAAGAGTGTTGAAACAGACATGGCCAAAGATTGCCCTGGAGGAAACAATTACTCCTATGCGGTGAAAAAGAGATTGGCCCTGCGCCTAAGCAGAGGAAAACCCACTCCTCAAGACTCATCTGATGAAAAGACGTCATCTTTAGCATTAGGTAGTAGAGGTAGTACAGAATCTGGCTATTTTTCTCGCTCTGAAAGTACAGAGCAGTCACAGGACAGCCCCCCCAACACAAGTGCCAAAAGCTATGCTGAGATCATCCTTGGTAAATATGGACGCTTTGGACACCTACAGAGGATGTCTCGTCATCAAAACCAGCATCCCTCTGGTGAGGAGGACAAAAGCATCTCATTCACGGTGCCCAAGAAACAGGTCATCGACCATATAACCAAACTTATCACCATCAACGAGGCAGTGGTGGATACCAGTAAAATTGACAGTGTAAAACCAAGGAGATTCTCACTCTCCAGAAAGAACAGTTCTGAGTCTCAAAAGAGTTCAACTGTGAAAGAACCGCTCATTCATAGCCCCAAGGTTGGCGATGTGGGCTATAAAAGCAGCGGCTCTATCACTATGGGAGTTCCATGTGAAAAATTTCATCACCCACCCTCAAATGTGGAGCAGCCTGCTAACCAAACATCCACCGCCCCGCTGGTGCGAAGTCAATCAATGCCACCTGAAGCCAGTTTATTTGAGACCACCAGTGGCGGCCCAAACAAATGCCGCCTAAGTCAATCCTTTGACGAACGACAGCCTTCGCGCCGTTACGGGATGCTGAGACGACAGCCAGCAATTGAAATTCCACTTGGTACAGAACTTACAAAAGAGGAACACGAGGATTCTCATTCATTTTACTCTGACAGCTTAACCACCGTGCCTGACTGTAAGCAAAGTCAACCACAGCCATATGAGTGTGAGGCCTGTGGCACAGGATGCAAAGATTGGATAGGTTATAAAAAACACAAGCAGAGCCTGTGCCTAGCACATCAACCCATCAATGAAGTGGTAATTAGTCAAATGGAGTGTTCACAAGTAAAGAACAGTGCAGTCAGGGCAGGCGCTTCAGTAATGCGCAAGAGAAGGAAAGAGGAGAGTTTTGAATTTGATGACCCCTCTTCTCCTTCATTACCTTGTTCTTCCCTGTCTTCAGGCCAGTGCAAAGATGAAAGCAGTGCAACTTATGAGGGCCAGAGGAAGCCTGCATTGCAAACTTGTTCAGTAATTCAGCATACTAGTTCCTTTGAAAAACAAGAATCCTTAAGTAATGAGAATCCAGGTGCAGAGGCAAGAAAGCACTCTCCACCTCATGAAGATCATCAACTGTTGCCTCAGAAACAACCTCAACAACATGTACCAAAACTAGCAGCCCGAAAGCTGGTCCGCCAACACAATGTGCAGGTTCCAGAGATCCTGGTGACAGAGGATCCCAACATGAGTACAGACACTTCAGCCGAACCTACCACCACAGCAAAACATCAAGAGAAACTAGATGAATTTCAGTGGCCGCAGAGAAGCCCCTCTCTGGCACAGCTCCCTATTGAAAAGCTTCCTCCAAAGAAGAAGCGGTTACGATTAGCTGAAGTTGCCCAGTCATCAGGAGAATCCAGTTTTGACTCTCTGTCCCTGCCCCGCAGCCCTAGTCAGGATAGTAGTGCATCATATGCATCCAGTCGCTCCACATCCTTTGAAGAATCAAACAGACAGGACATGGACGTTGCAACATCAACGCCACTAAGGAGATCAAGAGCTCTTCATATGCTGACGGTGCCGGGGGTGCATCAGCACAGAGAGATGAGGCGCTCAGCATCTGAACAGGCCCCTCATGACCCACAACTGAGTGTCCTCATGGCTGAGACCCGCAGTAAGTCTTTTGACTACAGCTCTCTGTCCCCTGAGCGCTCTGCAGTTGGGTGGagggaaagaagaaaatgtcTATTAATGAGACACACTGCTATCAGTGATccagatgaggaggaggaacagTGTACGATCCTGACCCGTGGTCCTGAATATCTCGGCCCAAGCAGATCTTCTCAAGCAAGAAGCCCAACTTCTGTACACTGCAGCAggccctcttcttcttctctatcAGGGGACACAGTTTTACATAATCCAGTGGAATTGCAGTGCAAAGATATCTTTTCTCAGTGGAAACTTACTCAAAATATTCAGTTGATTGGGAGCACAGAACTGTCCCTTCCTCATGACCCATCTGCAACTGTAAAAGAGGAGACCTATACAGAGCAGGCCCTTGCTCCTGCACCACAGCAATATCATACGCATGGACCATCAGGGGCTGCCAGAGCCCGCTATCTCCCCATGTCTACAGGGCTGAAACTAGAGATTCCTCCACAAGACGATGACTACTCAGTAAGTCGCTCCCATGTTCGGCACTCTGCCCCTAACATCAGGTCCAATCTAGAAATACTGAGGCCAGTCACAGATCCAGCAGTTGCAGTGCGTCTCCAAACAGACACGCACACCCCTGCATGCGCCATATACACCACATTGTCTCAGTCCACCTCCCCTAGGCCCCAGGAGGCAGTTAGTGCTGTCCCACAAAGTGCAGGTGTTTCAACAGCTGAACAAAGACCCCACAGGGACATGAGTCCAGATCTTCAAACGTGGTCTGATGATAGCCTCAGGTTATCAGGCTCAGGGGGCAATAAACGGATGCTTTCCCCCTCAAACAGCATGGAGCTGCCTCCAgagtcacagcagcagcagaaaagagtaaaagaagaagaggagagggagatgGGTTGTTCTGACAAAGCAACAGTCGAGACTTGCAAGCACAAGCTCAAACAGGAGTCATGTTTACCTGCTATTTGCTCTCCCGTCTCGCATGTTGGGCCTTCATTCCCCAGTCTGCTGTCCAGCACCTGTAACAGCTGGTGCTATTTAAACTACATTAAACCAAACCCTTCTGCTCTGGATGAACAGAAGCCCTCAGTGTATTCGTCGTGGTCTACTAGTGGCTATGACCCCAATCCACCTGGCCTCTCCAGCAAGacagctctctctctgcttcacTGCAAGCAGAGGCTCAGTCCATCCATATATACCCTATCCCCCATGTCAGTGCAGGCAGCAGAGTCAGTGGAGCAAGAGGACGACAAAAGACCCTCCTCCACAGAG GTCTGCAAAAAGCAGTCATGCTACAGAGACTACGAGGGAACAAAGAAAGGACAGACATCAGTGGATGACAACAAGTCAAACAgaaaggaggagaaggaggaagagaaggaagACGAGGCAGAGGAGGAAAAAGTCCAGTCATGCTCCAGAAATGAAGTTTGGGTCTCTGAGAGAGG ATTAAATAAGAGGTATGATGACGCACGTGGTGGAGTTGGAGAAAAGTGCCAGTGTGAAGATACTACAGTAATCACCAAGGAATCACCATCATATAACTGCAGTTTCTGTGACACCGCTTTCAAAGCtgcag GGAGTCTTACTGAACACCTGATATCTAAGGGACATGGAAAGGAAACCTGCTGTTACCCAGGGAACATACATGAAG TCTGCAAAATCCCATCGTGTCAGCCAAATCAACAAAAAGGTCATCGGTGCTCTGTTGCCGGGAAAAGTGGAGATCATGAGGATGAAAACACAAAGGACAAGTATGATGGGCATAACGAAGACAGCCAGTCTACAGTGGCTGAAGGCTCCGACACTAACAGAGAGAAAGTTCATCCAGCACGTCAGCTGGGGGAACCTGAAGGCAGCTCATCCTTTCCGATTACCTCCACGGATTCCACCCAGAAGAGCTCAGCCAGTGCCAGAAGGGCGTTGTTTGCCCGCAGACGCCTCGACGCTTCAACATTAGCGTCCTCTGGAGGTCCTCATTCTCCAAGTAGTCAAATCATGACCTCACAAATCGAGCTTTCTCCACCTCGCAACCCATCACCCAGCCCTCGCCAGTCCCCTGCTCCTCCTTCATCCCTGTCCCCATCCAGTTGTCATGTCTCCTCCGCCTCACAGAGACCAATCTCCCCTGTTAGAGGCCTCTCTCCTATAATAGTGCAGTCTCAGGGGTCGCATTCCTATGGGTTTCTGGGCTCCCTGGCTGACACCTCTGCTCACTGTCAAGCCCGTATTCATCCAAGGGACCAAGCATCTACAGCAAGACTG tGTGTAGATGAGGTTGGTCTGACCCACATCCCCTCGCATCCCATGCGTCCTCGTGGAGCCCACAACCTCCTGAGTCACCTTCCTCTGCACTCGCAGCAGCCAAGCAGAGCCCCAAACATGCTGATTCCAATTGGGGGAATTCACATGATTCCGCCCAGGTCCCCCCTGCAAATGTACAGCTTCCTGAGCAGCACCACTGCTAACACCTCAGGGGCATCCATGAGACTGAGCGAGGCTCCAAAGGGAAGGCTCGCTCTGCCACATTGCCAGGACGTTCTTAAAGAGATGCCTCTGAGCAGCCAAGCAAGCCTGCTGAACCCTGAGGCGACAGGACAAATGCCTGCAGGTGTCGTACCCAACAAAAAGAATCAAGGATCCTTCACCATCCAGCAGCCGTCGAGTCCCAGAACTGAGACGAGACACCCGGAGGTGAGCGCAGATGCACCTGTTAGAGAAAGATGTGTTTACCCTGAGAACTCTCAAGGCCAAAAAAAGGCTCCTTCCTCCCAGACACAACTCTGA
- the hivep3a gene encoding transcription factor HIVEP3 isoform X2: MEALHCRLTTGEQSGGQEHSQKESPQRGPQPKSPPQPCQQQQTGSPKPHGTLQQPKQSRRQNPERKRLRHQRQSIDSDTAPAHKQEASTATKPTTALSLTPEIPPSSGDDPAQSKPETQEGTPKQKRERKPQRPGKYVCTYCGRACAKPSVLQKHIRSHTGERPYPCAPCGFSFKTKSNLYKHRKSHTHRVKAGLALGESKSAAEQVTESDEETRQLSSASSVSERQDSGASIKSVETDMAKDCPGGNNYSYAVKKRLALRLSRGKPTPQDSSDEKTSSLALGSRGSTESGYFSRSESTEQSQDSPPNTSAKSYAEIILGKYGRFGHLQRMSRHQNQHPSGEEDKSISFTVPKKQVIDHITKLITINEAVVDTSKIDSVKPRRFSLSRKNSSESQKSSTVKEPLIHSPKVGDVGYKSSGSITMGVPCEKFHHPPSNVEQPANQTSTAPLVRSQSMPPEASLFETTSGGPNKCRLSQSFDERQPSRRYGMLRRQPAIEIPLGTELTKEEHEDSHSFYSDSLTTVPDCKQSQPQPYECEACGTGCKDWIGYKKHKQSLCLAHQPINEVVISQMECSQVKNSAVRAGASVMRKRRKEESFEFDDPSSPSLPCSSLSSGQCKDESSATYEGQRKPALQTCSVIQHTSSFEKQESLSNENPGAEARKHSPPHEDHQLLPQKQPQQHVPKLAARKLVRQHNVQVPEILVTEDPNMSTDTSAEPTTTAKHQEKLDEFQWPQRSPSLAQLPIEKLPPKKKRLRLAEVAQSSGESSFDSLSLPRSPSQDSSASYASSRSTSFEESNRQDMDVATSTPLRRSRALHMLTVPGVHQHREMRRSASEQAPHDPQLSVLMAETRSKSFDYSSLSPERSAVGWRERRKCLLMRHTAISDPDEEEEQCTILTRGPEYLGPSRSSQARSPTSVHCSRPSSSSLSGDTVLHNPVELQCKDIFSQWKLTQNIQLIGSTELSLPHDPSATVKEETYTEQALAPAPQQYHTHGPSGAARARYLPMSTGLKLEIPPQDDDYSVSRSHVRHSAPNIRSNLEILRPVTDPAVAVRLQTDTHTPACAIYTTLSQSTSPRPQEAVSAVPQSAGVSTAEQRPHRDMSPDLQTWSDDSLRLSGSGGNKRMLSPSNSMELPPESQQQQKRVKEEEEREMGCSDKATVETCKHKLKQESCLPAICSPVSHVGPSFPSLLSSTCNSWCYLNYIKPNPSALDEQKPSVYSSWSTSGYDPNPPGLSSKTALSLLHCKQRLSPSIYTLSPMSVQAAESVEQEDDKRPSSTEVCKKQSCYRDYEGTKKGQTSVDDNKSNRKEEKEEEKEDEAEEEKVQSCSRNEVWVSERGLNKRYDDARGGVGEKCQCEDTTVITKESPSYNCSFCDTAFKAAGSLTEHLISKGHGKETCCYPGNIHEVCKIPSCQPNQQKGHRCSVAGKSGDHEDENTKDKYDGHNEDSQSTVAEGSDTNREKVHPARQLGEPEGSSSFPITSTDSTQKSSASARRALFARRRLDASTLASSGGPHSPSSQIMTSQIELSPPRNPSPSPRQSPAPPSSLSPSSCHVSSASQRPISPVRGLSPIIVQSQGSHSYGFLGSLADTSAHCQARIHPRDQASTARLCVDEVGLTHIPSHPMRPRGAHNLLSHLPLHSQQPSRAPNMLIPIGGIHMIPPRSPLQMYSFLSSTTANTSGASMRLSEAPKGRLALPHCQDVLKEMPLSSQASLLNPEATGQMPAGVVPNKKNQGSFTIQQPSSPRTETRHPEEKKFQILFECTDK; encoded by the exons ATGGAGGCCTTGCATTGTCGCCTGACCACTGGGGAGCAGTCCGGAGGTCAAGAACATTCTCAGAAGGAGTCTCCACAGCGAGGCCCTCAGCCCAAGTCTCCCCCCCAGCCCTGTCAACAACAGCAAACTGGCTCCCCAAAGCCCCATGGCACATTACAGCAGCCCAAACAATCCAGAAGGCAGAATCCAGAACGCAAACGTCTCAGACACCAGCGGCAAAGCATTGACTCAGATACAGCACCGGCGCATAAACAGGAGGCATCGACAGCAACGAAACCAACCACAGCTTTGAGTTTGACTCCAGAAATCCCACCTTCCTCAGGAGATGACCCTGCCCAGTCTAAACCAGAAACCCAGGAAGGGACCCCAAAGCAGAAACGTGAGCGTAAGCCTCAGAGACCAGGAAAATATGTTTGCACTTACTGTGGCCGTGCATGTGCCAAGCCTAGTGTTTTACAGAAACACATTCGCTCCCACACGGGTGAAAGACCCTATCCCTGTGCCCCATGCGGGTTCTCTTTTAAGACCAAGAGTAACCTATACAAACATCGCAAATCTCATACCCACCGGGTGAAGGCAGGCCTGGCGCTTGGGGAGTCGAAATCGGCAGCGGAGCAAGTCACAGAGTCGGACGAGGAAACGAGACAGCTATCATCAGCTTCTTCTGTTTCAGAAAGACAAGACAGTGGAGCCTCAATCAAGAGTGTTGAAACAGACATGGCCAAAGATTGCCCTGGAGGAAACAATTACTCCTATGCGGTGAAAAAGAGATTGGCCCTGCGCCTAAGCAGAGGAAAACCCACTCCTCAAGACTCATCTGATGAAAAGACGTCATCTTTAGCATTAGGTAGTAGAGGTAGTACAGAATCTGGCTATTTTTCTCGCTCTGAAAGTACAGAGCAGTCACAGGACAGCCCCCCCAACACAAGTGCCAAAAGCTATGCTGAGATCATCCTTGGTAAATATGGACGCTTTGGACACCTACAGAGGATGTCTCGTCATCAAAACCAGCATCCCTCTGGTGAGGAGGACAAAAGCATCTCATTCACGGTGCCCAAGAAACAGGTCATCGACCATATAACCAAACTTATCACCATCAACGAGGCAGTGGTGGATACCAGTAAAATTGACAGTGTAAAACCAAGGAGATTCTCACTCTCCAGAAAGAACAGTTCTGAGTCTCAAAAGAGTTCAACTGTGAAAGAACCGCTCATTCATAGCCCCAAGGTTGGCGATGTGGGCTATAAAAGCAGCGGCTCTATCACTATGGGAGTTCCATGTGAAAAATTTCATCACCCACCCTCAAATGTGGAGCAGCCTGCTAACCAAACATCCACCGCCCCGCTGGTGCGAAGTCAATCAATGCCACCTGAAGCCAGTTTATTTGAGACCACCAGTGGCGGCCCAAACAAATGCCGCCTAAGTCAATCCTTTGACGAACGACAGCCTTCGCGCCGTTACGGGATGCTGAGACGACAGCCAGCAATTGAAATTCCACTTGGTACAGAACTTACAAAAGAGGAACACGAGGATTCTCATTCATTTTACTCTGACAGCTTAACCACCGTGCCTGACTGTAAGCAAAGTCAACCACAGCCATATGAGTGTGAGGCCTGTGGCACAGGATGCAAAGATTGGATAGGTTATAAAAAACACAAGCAGAGCCTGTGCCTAGCACATCAACCCATCAATGAAGTGGTAATTAGTCAAATGGAGTGTTCACAAGTAAAGAACAGTGCAGTCAGGGCAGGCGCTTCAGTAATGCGCAAGAGAAGGAAAGAGGAGAGTTTTGAATTTGATGACCCCTCTTCTCCTTCATTACCTTGTTCTTCCCTGTCTTCAGGCCAGTGCAAAGATGAAAGCAGTGCAACTTATGAGGGCCAGAGGAAGCCTGCATTGCAAACTTGTTCAGTAATTCAGCATACTAGTTCCTTTGAAAAACAAGAATCCTTAAGTAATGAGAATCCAGGTGCAGAGGCAAGAAAGCACTCTCCACCTCATGAAGATCATCAACTGTTGCCTCAGAAACAACCTCAACAACATGTACCAAAACTAGCAGCCCGAAAGCTGGTCCGCCAACACAATGTGCAGGTTCCAGAGATCCTGGTGACAGAGGATCCCAACATGAGTACAGACACTTCAGCCGAACCTACCACCACAGCAAAACATCAAGAGAAACTAGATGAATTTCAGTGGCCGCAGAGAAGCCCCTCTCTGGCACAGCTCCCTATTGAAAAGCTTCCTCCAAAGAAGAAGCGGTTACGATTAGCTGAAGTTGCCCAGTCATCAGGAGAATCCAGTTTTGACTCTCTGTCCCTGCCCCGCAGCCCTAGTCAGGATAGTAGTGCATCATATGCATCCAGTCGCTCCACATCCTTTGAAGAATCAAACAGACAGGACATGGACGTTGCAACATCAACGCCACTAAGGAGATCAAGAGCTCTTCATATGCTGACGGTGCCGGGGGTGCATCAGCACAGAGAGATGAGGCGCTCAGCATCTGAACAGGCCCCTCATGACCCACAACTGAGTGTCCTCATGGCTGAGACCCGCAGTAAGTCTTTTGACTACAGCTCTCTGTCCCCTGAGCGCTCTGCAGTTGGGTGGagggaaagaagaaaatgtcTATTAATGAGACACACTGCTATCAGTGATccagatgaggaggaggaacagTGTACGATCCTGACCCGTGGTCCTGAATATCTCGGCCCAAGCAGATCTTCTCAAGCAAGAAGCCCAACTTCTGTACACTGCAGCAggccctcttcttcttctctatcAGGGGACACAGTTTTACATAATCCAGTGGAATTGCAGTGCAAAGATATCTTTTCTCAGTGGAAACTTACTCAAAATATTCAGTTGATTGGGAGCACAGAACTGTCCCTTCCTCATGACCCATCTGCAACTGTAAAAGAGGAGACCTATACAGAGCAGGCCCTTGCTCCTGCACCACAGCAATATCATACGCATGGACCATCAGGGGCTGCCAGAGCCCGCTATCTCCCCATGTCTACAGGGCTGAAACTAGAGATTCCTCCACAAGACGATGACTACTCAGTAAGTCGCTCCCATGTTCGGCACTCTGCCCCTAACATCAGGTCCAATCTAGAAATACTGAGGCCAGTCACAGATCCAGCAGTTGCAGTGCGTCTCCAAACAGACACGCACACCCCTGCATGCGCCATATACACCACATTGTCTCAGTCCACCTCCCCTAGGCCCCAGGAGGCAGTTAGTGCTGTCCCACAAAGTGCAGGTGTTTCAACAGCTGAACAAAGACCCCACAGGGACATGAGTCCAGATCTTCAAACGTGGTCTGATGATAGCCTCAGGTTATCAGGCTCAGGGGGCAATAAACGGATGCTTTCCCCCTCAAACAGCATGGAGCTGCCTCCAgagtcacagcagcagcagaaaagagtaaaagaagaagaggagagggagatgGGTTGTTCTGACAAAGCAACAGTCGAGACTTGCAAGCACAAGCTCAAACAGGAGTCATGTTTACCTGCTATTTGCTCTCCCGTCTCGCATGTTGGGCCTTCATTCCCCAGTCTGCTGTCCAGCACCTGTAACAGCTGGTGCTATTTAAACTACATTAAACCAAACCCTTCTGCTCTGGATGAACAGAAGCCCTCAGTGTATTCGTCGTGGTCTACTAGTGGCTATGACCCCAATCCACCTGGCCTCTCCAGCAAGacagctctctctctgcttcacTGCAAGCAGAGGCTCAGTCCATCCATATATACCCTATCCCCCATGTCAGTGCAGGCAGCAGAGTCAGTGGAGCAAGAGGACGACAAAAGACCCTCCTCCACAGAG GTCTGCAAAAAGCAGTCATGCTACAGAGACTACGAGGGAACAAAGAAAGGACAGACATCAGTGGATGACAACAAGTCAAACAgaaaggaggagaaggaggaagagaaggaagACGAGGCAGAGGAGGAAAAAGTCCAGTCATGCTCCAGAAATGAAGTTTGGGTCTCTGAGAGAGG ATTAAATAAGAGGTATGATGACGCACGTGGTGGAGTTGGAGAAAAGTGCCAGTGTGAAGATACTACAGTAATCACCAAGGAATCACCATCATATAACTGCAGTTTCTGTGACACCGCTTTCAAAGCtgcag GGAGTCTTACTGAACACCTGATATCTAAGGGACATGGAAAGGAAACCTGCTGTTACCCAGGGAACATACATGAAG TCTGCAAAATCCCATCGTGTCAGCCAAATCAACAAAAAGGTCATCGGTGCTCTGTTGCCGGGAAAAGTGGAGATCATGAGGATGAAAACACAAAGGACAAGTATGATGGGCATAACGAAGACAGCCAGTCTACAGTGGCTGAAGGCTCCGACACTAACAGAGAGAAAGTTCATCCAGCACGTCAGCTGGGGGAACCTGAAGGCAGCTCATCCTTTCCGATTACCTCCACGGATTCCACCCAGAAGAGCTCAGCCAGTGCCAGAAGGGCGTTGTTTGCCCGCAGACGCCTCGACGCTTCAACATTAGCGTCCTCTGGAGGTCCTCATTCTCCAAGTAGTCAAATCATGACCTCACAAATCGAGCTTTCTCCACCTCGCAACCCATCACCCAGCCCTCGCCAGTCCCCTGCTCCTCCTTCATCCCTGTCCCCATCCAGTTGTCATGTCTCCTCCGCCTCACAGAGACCAATCTCCCCTGTTAGAGGCCTCTCTCCTATAATAGTGCAGTCTCAGGGGTCGCATTCCTATGGGTTTCTGGGCTCCCTGGCTGACACCTCTGCTCACTGTCAAGCCCGTATTCATCCAAGGGACCAAGCATCTACAGCAAGACTG tGTGTAGATGAGGTTGGTCTGACCCACATCCCCTCGCATCCCATGCGTCCTCGTGGAGCCCACAACCTCCTGAGTCACCTTCCTCTGCACTCGCAGCAGCCAAGCAGAGCCCCAAACATGCTGATTCCAATTGGGGGAATTCACATGATTCCGCCCAGGTCCCCCCTGCAAATGTACAGCTTCCTGAGCAGCACCACTGCTAACACCTCAGGGGCATCCATGAGACTGAGCGAGGCTCCAAAGGGAAGGCTCGCTCTGCCACATTGCCAGGACGTTCTTAAAGAGATGCCTCTGAGCAGCCAAGCAAGCCTGCTGAACCCTGAGGCGACAGGACAAATGCCTGCAGGTGTCGTACCCAACAAAAAGAATCAAGGATCCTTCACCATCCAGCAGCCGTCGAGTCCCAGAACTGAGACGAGACACCCGGAG GAAAAGAAGTTTCAGATCCTTTTCGAGTGCACTGACAAATGA